The following proteins are encoded in a genomic region of Penaeus chinensis breed Huanghai No. 1 chromosome 10, ASM1920278v2, whole genome shotgun sequence:
- the LOC125029582 gene encoding uncharacterized protein LOC125029582 — MIRPSVLFLACVALAFVVPGRAEPEPEPDSKVNVKIDPNDSKVNANVEVKKVGDELSVNVQSEFLGPDNEDKFCCKVDGVIHNNGTTWAYGNGTECTCMEGREDCWHSLL; from the exons ATGATCCGTCCCTCGGTGCTGTTCTTGGCCTGTGTGGCACTCGCTTTTGTTGTG CCCGGCAGAGCAGAACCTGAGCCTGAGCCTGACTCCAAGGTGAATGTAAAGATCGACCCAAACG ATTCGAAAGTCAATGCTAATGTGGAAGTTAAGAAAGTAGGAGACGAACTCTCCGTAAAC GTCCAGTCCGAATTCTTGGGACCGGATAACGAGGACAAGTTCTGTTGCAAAGTGGACGGCGTCATTCACAACAACGGCACGACATGGGCATACGGCAACGGCACCGAATGCACCTGCATGGAAGGGCGAGAGGACTGCTGGCATAGCCTTTTG TAA